A stretch of DNA from Triticum dicoccoides isolate Atlit2015 ecotype Zavitan chromosome 2A, WEW_v2.0, whole genome shotgun sequence:
aaaaaaaacAAGACGGTGCACAACGAGCTTTTGAATGATATCTGGATTCATTCGGTGGCTAGATCAAGCGGACCTGAGCAGGTATGAGAGTTCATTTAAAAATAATATAGATCTTGCATTTAGCCATTTGCACGAGAATGCGTTTTGCCGCTTTTGACTCCTACTTTGCCGGAAGATACAAACACCACACACCTCACACAAGATGCGACTTCGCTTTCTTTCCTGCCGCCGGGTGCCCGGGTGAATTCGAAGCTGATACGATGGTATTTGGATGCTCTCGCGCCTTTCTTGACCGTTGGATACTCGTAAAAATTAAGCTAGCTACTTGTGATGAcacatactcccttcattcctaaatataatgtttgcttagagattccaatatgaattactccctctatttttaaatataagttttttttagatatttcaatgtagactatatatggagcaaaatgaatgaatttacactctaaactATGGCTATATACACCCGTATATAGTTTATattaaaatctttaaaaagacttatacttacctacgaagcaaaatgagtgaatctacactctaaaatatgtctatatacatccgtatgtagtttacaATAAattctttaaaaagacttatacttATCTacaaagcaaaataagtgaatctacactctaaaatatgtctacgtacatccgtatgtagtctatattaaaatcttataaaagacttatatttatgaacggagtagGTGGTTGTTGGTCAGAGCAGCCAGAAAACGTTGATGTGTACCAAATAATCAGCTGGGAAGTACATAAATACACAACCGTTACCCGCAGAACCAACGGCTCTGGATGAAGCAGCTGTGGGGCCCCACGGCCGCTCATCATCAGCCGAGCAACACGCGCCCCTAGCCACTGCCACGCGGGCCCCAGCACGCTCTCGACTCCTCCGTGTGCTATATAAACACCCATCGCTCACTCCACAGCAGATCGTGCCCCTCGCCTCCATCACTCACTCTCACAGCCCCCCAGCTAGCTAGTGCCCTCTGCATCTCGTGCTCGGAGAACTTAGATCAGCACAGAGCGAGGGTCGATTAGCAGCTGATCGGCAGATCATGGGCGTGGAGGGCTGCTGCAACAAGAAGGTGatggaggaggaggccctggtgaagAAGATCACCGGCCTCGCCGCGGCCATCGGCGAGCTGCCCTCGCTGAGCCCCTCGCCGGCGGTGAACGCGCTCTTCACCGAGCTGGTGACGTCCTGCATCCCGGCGAGCACCGTCGACGTCGACGCGCTGGGCCCGGAGGCGCAGGAGATGCGCGCCCGCCTCATCCGCCTCTGCGCCGACGCCGAGGGCCACCTGGAGGCGCACTACTCCGACCTCCTCGCCGCGCACGACAACCCGCTCGACCACCTCACCCTCTTCCCCTACTTCAACAACTACATCAAGCTCAGCCAGCTGGAGCACGGCCTCCTCGCCCGCCACGTCCCGGGCCCGGCCCCGGCCCGCGTCGCCTTCCTCGGCTCCGGCCCGCTGCCGCTCAGCTCCCTCGTGCtcgccgcgcgccacctccccgaCGCCTCCTTCGACAACTACGACATCTCCGGCGAGGCCAACGAGCGCGCCAGCCGGCTGGTCCGCAACGACGCCGACGCCGGCGCGCGCATGGCGTTCCGCACGGCAGACGTGGCCGA
This window harbors:
- the LOC119353188 gene encoding nicotianamine synthase 9-like, whose translation is MGVEGCCNKKVMEEEALVKKITGLAAAIGELPSLSPSPAVNALFTELVTSCIPASTVDVDALGPEAQEMRARLIRLCADAEGHLEAHYSDLLAAHDNPLDHLTLFPYFNNYIKLSQLEHGLLARHVPGPAPARVAFLGSGPLPLSSLVLAARHLPDASFDNYDISGEANERASRLVRNDADAGARMAFRTADVADVTTELAGYDVVFLAALVGMAAEEKARLVEHLGRHMAPGAALVVRSAHGARGFLYPVVDPEEIRRGGFEVLTVHHPEDEVINSVIIARKAAAPAAVAADGDVPVNNGGMPAQCAVAVSRPCLGCACELGTRAHQKMKEMAMEEMEA